A genomic window from Stigmatopora argus isolate UIUO_Sarg chromosome 13, RoL_Sarg_1.0, whole genome shotgun sequence includes:
- the asb1 gene encoding ankyrin repeat and SOCS box protein 1 isoform X2 → MAERPDFQVDEPPRCHSPPLITISDLPVRTEAGRHLKEWLEEQFCDKPLEQDDMRLHNAAHVGDLETLQNLLEEDAFRQRINEKSVWCCGCLPCTPLRIAATTGHAACVAYLIAQGAEVDSVDVKGQTALYVAVVNGHRDCVRVLLEAGANPNGSRHHRSTPLYHAARVGRLDVLRELISFNADVDMDHLLGPRLLLSARTLNTLVVCPLYISAAYHHLHCFRALLEAGAQPDFNYSGPVCHDALSHGLASCMLDAVLKHGCEAAFVQILLDHGARTEYVAVDESQLEAPNRRKLDTEALRTFLEARGCPRRLTHVCRVAIRRAMGKKRLRHIPTLPLPEAIKNFLLHRN, encoded by the exons GTCGCCACCTGAAGGAATGGCTTGAGGAGCAGTTTTGCGATAAACCTCTGGAGCAGGACGACATGCGCCTGCACAACGCCGCCCACGTGGGCGATCTGGAGACCCTGCAGAACCTGCTGGAGGAGGACGCCTTCCGACA GCGCATCAATGAGAAATCGGTGTGGTGTTGCGGCTGCCTGCCGTGCACACCCCTACGCATCGCGGCCACCACGGGGCACGCCGCCTGCGTGGCTTACCTGATCGCCCAGGGGGCCGAGGTGGATTCGGTGGACGTCAAAGGCCAGACGGCGCTGTACGTGGCCGTGGTGAACGGCCACCGCGACTGCGTGCGCGTCCTCCTGGAGGCTGGGGCCAACCCCAATGGGAGCCGCCACCATCGCAGCACACCGCTGTACCACGCCGCGCGTGTCGGCCGCCTTGATGTATTGCGGGAACTCATCAG TTTTAACGCCGACGTGGACATGGACCACCTTCTGGGCCCCCGCCTGCTGCTTAGCGCTCGTACCCTCAACACCTTGGTGGTGTGCCCCCTGTACATCAGCGCCGCCTACCACCACCTCCACTGCTTCCGGGCGCTGCTGGAAGCCGGCGCACAGCCCGACTTCAACTACTCGGGGCCCGTTTGCCACGACGCCCTGAGCCACGGCCTGGCCTCCTGCATGCTGGACGCCGTGCTGAAACACGGATGCGAGGCGGCCTTCGTGCAGATACTGCTGGACCACGGGGCACGAACCGAGTACGTGGCCGTGGATGAGTCGCAACTGGAAGCTCCCAACCGAAGGAAGCTGGATACGGAAGCCCTCAGGACCTTCCTGGAAGCTAGGG GATGCCCTCGCAGGTTAACCCACGTGTGTCGCGTGGCCATCCGCAGAGCGATGGGCAAGAAGCGTCTGCGCCACATACCGACGCTGCCGCTTCCCGAAGCCATCAAGAACTTTTTGCTTCACCGGAACTGA
- the asb1 gene encoding ankyrin repeat and SOCS box protein 1 isoform X1: MRLHNAAHVGDLETLQNLLEEDAFRQRINEKSVWCCGCLPCTPLRIAATTGHAACVAYLIAQGAEVDSVDVKGQTALYVAVVNGHRDCVRVLLEAGANPNGSRHHRSTPLYHAARVGRLDVLRELISFNADVDMDHLLGPRLLLSARTLNTLVVCPLYISAAYHHLHCFRALLEAGAQPDFNYSGPVCHDALSHGLASCMLDAVLKHGCEAAFVQILLDHGARTEYVAVDESQLEAPNRRKLDTEALRTFLEARGCPRRLTHVCRVAIRRAMGKKRLRHIPTLPLPEAIKNFLLHRN, translated from the exons ATGCGCCTGCACAACGCCGCCCACGTGGGCGATCTGGAGACCCTGCAGAACCTGCTGGAGGAGGACGCCTTCCGACA GCGCATCAATGAGAAATCGGTGTGGTGTTGCGGCTGCCTGCCGTGCACACCCCTACGCATCGCGGCCACCACGGGGCACGCCGCCTGCGTGGCTTACCTGATCGCCCAGGGGGCCGAGGTGGATTCGGTGGACGTCAAAGGCCAGACGGCGCTGTACGTGGCCGTGGTGAACGGCCACCGCGACTGCGTGCGCGTCCTCCTGGAGGCTGGGGCCAACCCCAATGGGAGCCGCCACCATCGCAGCACACCGCTGTACCACGCCGCGCGTGTCGGCCGCCTTGATGTATTGCGGGAACTCATCAG TTTTAACGCCGACGTGGACATGGACCACCTTCTGGGCCCCCGCCTGCTGCTTAGCGCTCGTACCCTCAACACCTTGGTGGTGTGCCCCCTGTACATCAGCGCCGCCTACCACCACCTCCACTGCTTCCGGGCGCTGCTGGAAGCCGGCGCACAGCCCGACTTCAACTACTCGGGGCCCGTTTGCCACGACGCCCTGAGCCACGGCCTGGCCTCCTGCATGCTGGACGCCGTGCTGAAACACGGATGCGAGGCGGCCTTCGTGCAGATACTGCTGGACCACGGGGCACGAACCGAGTACGTGGCCGTGGATGAGTCGCAACTGGAAGCTCCCAACCGAAGGAAGCTGGATACGGAAGCCCTCAGGACCTTCCTGGAAGCTAGGG GATGCCCTCGCAGGTTAACCCACGTGTGTCGCGTGGCCATCCGCAGAGCGATGGGCAAGAAGCGTCTGCGCCACATACCGACGCTGCCGCTTCCCGAAGCCATCAAGAACTTTTTGCTTCACCGGAACTGA